One region of Anoplopoma fimbria isolate UVic2021 breed Golden Eagle Sablefish chromosome 10, Afim_UVic_2022, whole genome shotgun sequence genomic DNA includes:
- the snx10a gene encoding sorting nexin-10A gives MDKMRHNLSICQTEFISICVRDPRLHKDDLWHTHVDYEICIHTNSMCFRKKTSCVRRRYSEFVWLRHCLEQNALIMELPKLPPWNPFFSIKNTEQVFQRMKGFQEFLESVLYMPLLLSDSRLHLFLQSDLSITKMERCAIGKTRYTVAEAIQRSSSGYISRQENKASCDSDCESSSSSGFGLSVDTHVRVSPIPFLES, from the exons atgGACAAAATGCGACACAACCTGTCTATCTGTCAAACT gaGTTTATCAGCATTTGTGTTCGGGATCCAAGGCTTCATAAAGATGACCTCTGGCACACACACGTTGACTATGAGATCTGTATACAT ACCAATAGCATGTGCTTTCGAAAGAAGACTTCCTGTGTAAGACGGCGTTACAGCGAGTTTGTTTGGCTGCGTCATTGTCTGGAACAGAATGCTCTGATCAT GGAGTTACCCAAGTTGCCGCCCTGGAATCCTTTCTTCAGCATTAAGAACACAGAGCAGGTCTTTCAGAGGATGAAGGGCTTCCAGGAGTTTTTAGAAAG TGTTCTTTATATGCCATTGTTGCTATCAGACAGTCGACTCCATCTGTTCCTCCAGTCAGACCTCAGCATCACAAAGATGGAAAGGTGTGCCATTGGTAAGACCAGGTACACAGTGGCTGAAGCCATACAGCGTTCCAGCAGCGGTTACATCAGCAGACAGGAGAACAAGGCCAGCTGTGACTCTGACTGTGAAAG CTCTTCTTCGTCAGGCTTCGGACTGAGTGTGGACACTCATGTGAGAGTGAGCCCCATCCCCTTCTTGGAGTCTTGA